The DNA region AGAAAGTGGGGTGTTATGATAGTATTTTAGTAAATTTAGAAACAAAGAAAAAAAACATTTAGAGACATCTATAGTTTAGAATACTTCCAATTCCATCTTTAATACCTGATTGCCAACCATTTTTTATTAAGTCTTTATTTATTTTATTTACTAATTTGTGATATATTTTTTCAAAACACTTAATATCACTTTTTGAAATATTAATCTCATTTTTAATATTATCAAAAATTAAAGGAATTGGATATCTGCCCCAATAAGGTATAGCCTCACTTAATTTTTTTATAAGAATTAATTCATTTTTGTTCAAATTTAATCCATTAATCAGATCTAATAAATCATTTAAATTATGGGTTATAATAGGTTTATGGATTTTTCCACTGTTTATCAATTTTGAATCCTGCAAAACACAAATACCCTTTAATAAATTTTCTATAATTAAACCTGCAATTAAATAAAAACCTCTAGAAATACCATCTTTTAAAATTAATGCATTGTTATTCATTGGATCTGGGTAGGCAAACTTATGAATTTTTGAACTACTCAAATAATTTTGAGTAATTAAATCGCATGAAAATTTTAGCTCTTCAGCTGTAAACAACCAGTAAAGAGGAGCACATTTGGTTACGAATATTTCTAATTTAGTCAAAGCATTAATATTAATTTATTTTGCTTTTTTTCTTTTAACCCCTTTTGTGGGTTTATTAGTAGATTCAGAATTGATTTTTCTATCTGTATCTTCAACAATTTTAACAAAATTAACTGAAGGTAAATTTACAGGTTGATAACCAGAATTCAACATTAGATTTGAGATAAATGTCCTTAGATAAGGAAAGGCAATTGCAGGTGCACTAATTTTAGGAAAAGGTGATGCTTTAAATTCATCATTTATCTCTACATCGGTTATAAATGATGAAATTGCTTCAATATAGATTTTAAATAGATTATCTTCTGAATTCAAATTAAATTCAAAAATTACTCCAAATTTATTAGGTTCATTGGCAAGATAAGCTGGAAAGAATTTGAAATTGAATTTTAATTTTGTTGGATCAGGAACTATATCGCCTTCAAATTTTAAATTACATTCATTAATTAGAATTCCACCAAATTGTATATTCATAAAATTTTAATTGGAATTTGCTAATTTAATTTTAGTACTTTGACTAAAGTATTCATTATCGCTATTGGTTACCTTATAGCATAGATTTGTACCTCGTATTACATTTGTAAAAGGATTGCTTAAATTAGTATTAGTATCAGTACTTAGTTCTGGTGATTCGTATGATGATTTATTTTTTTCTATTTCTGTTTCGGTTAAATCTTCTTCAAACAAATCACGAATTGGAATTCCAAATTTGAAACAAATTTCACTAAGTGTGTCTATAGTAAAATTGTGATCACCACTTAGCCATTTCGTAATTTCTGAAGGTCTCTTTTTTACTAACTCAGCAAATTTAATTTTGTTAAGTTTATTAACTTCAAGCAAATCAGCTAAAGTAACTGCTAGACCAATTTTATTATTTGATTTGAATTGACTTTCTGGGTCTATTCTGTCCAAAATATTTTGGAGTAAATTTGTTAATTTGCTATTTGCTTCCATGTTTAAATATATTGTTTACTCTTCAAATTTAAAATTACCTTCAAGTTTTAATCCATCCGCAGACCAATAAAGTTCTTTGTCTTCTAACATTCTCTTAGTAATCAATTTTGAAATTTTTATCATTTGTTTCCTCTTAAAATCTAGTTCTGGATCAGATTGAATTGACCTAGTTGATTTTGGACCCCCATCTCCTAGTATAACTACTACATTTGAAAAGCGAATACACATTAGCCTTAATTTTTTTTTAGTTTCATCTGCTAATGCGCATACTCCATCTCCAGGTTTTCCATAATGATCTTTAAATAAATATTCTCTTGCTCCTAGATTTGAAATAGATTTGATTTTTTGAAATATTTCATCAATCCCTTGTTTGTATTTATCATCGTAGGAAGTAATAAAATTATCCAATAAAGTCGCTCCAGTTTTTAATTTAATAGTGTAGAAAGTACATTTACTTCCAGAGAGGGGTACTAACTCAATTAACTCAAATTCCATGCAAATTTATTATAAAATTGTCTAAAATTTTACTTTTAACTAAAATTTTGAATTTATTTGACGTTTTTGGATCGTCCTGGCTTAGCAAATATAATAAAAAAACGGCCCCTGGTTTCCCAGTGGCCGTCTGAGACTGTTCATCTCTCTAATACCCCAATCCGATCCAGCAGGTTATGCAGATCGATATCATTCGTCTATTAATGTTTAAAAAATTCAGGGTCACGGTAGGACTGGCCGGTAGCATAGCGAAGGAGCTTTGTGGCCTCCCCTATTACAACCAGGATGGTACCAAAGACTGCAGATGTCTGCAGACAAAGACCATATTGTTCGCAAATGGCCTGCAGATTTTCAGTTGAAAACATGATGTTGAAAGTACCAATTGCAGTACTTGTCCAGCCAAGGATCATTGTTTTTTTTCCACCAAGGACTTTGGAAAGTAGCAGCTGAGCTGCCCAGGAATAGATTTTATTCATTGTATGTAAGTTTTTGGGTTATGGAATTAAATCGAGGTTTGTCCAAAATTCTGTGTCTTCAGGTCCGGGCACATCCTTTTTTATTAAAAATACCGCCTTCTTCAAACAGGCTCCTGGTGAATCCATAGGCATTTACACCTAATTGAAGCCATTGGTACCATTCTGGCGAGTTTTTGGGCGGGACATAGTTTTGGCCATATCGTTGCTGAAATGCTCGTAGACGAGCTATGTATTCTTCTCTGAGCTTTTTCTTTTGGTTTTGCTGATAGTTATAATAAAACAATAAAAGTGCTCCAATCCCAAGACCACCGGCAATTAAAAATGCAGTATTTCTTTTCATTTTGAAAATAGAATTAAAGCAGCTGCAGCTGCGATTCCTAAATAGATTCCTTTTTTTGAATCCGGAGGATTTACCACCGGTGGACCTGGATCCACGATCACTGTCGGATTATCACCGGGAATGGTACCCGGTTGTGTAGTTTTTTTAGCAGGCTTACTTTTTAATGGATCCCGATTTTGAGCCGCTCGATAAATATCCTGCAGTTTATTTTCAAAAAATATTTCAGTACCGGTATACACCTGGAATGCTGGACCTTCGATTAAAACAGCTGAAGGAGTTGAACTGATGTTGTACCTGGTTGCAAGCTTATGTGCTGCATCATCTTTATTGGCTGCACCTGGAAGTAAATCTGCGTGAGTTATTCCAGCATTATTGGCTTTCAGGGATTCGATTTGATCTTTGACCAATTCGCAATGTGGACAATAAGGTTGAGTGAATATGATTAGTTCTGCGTAGCTCATTTGGATTTATTATTAAGTGCTTTAATTGTGGCCAGTGCTGCAATCAGCAAAATGATTGTCCACAGTGTTCTATTGGTACCTTTGGAATTAAGCTTGTATCCTGAATAACCTGTTAGTGCAGCAAACAAATACCAGGGTATATTAAATCCATCCAGTCCAATGGAATGCATGATGTCTTTAAGCCATTTTGGTAGTACATCAAAAGGGATTACTCCCCCACCGAAGCGTTTGTCACCAATTGGGAGTTTAAATAAAGTGGCATCACCGGTACCACCGTAAGCATCATCGATGTTATCGGAATTGAATGAATAGCGACTGGTAAGGATTTCTTCAATGACTTTTTTAAATTCAGCAAGACTTACATTTACTGGAAGCTTTCTGAATACTCGATACACTCCGGATTGATCATCAACATAGGAGAAAAAATAACCTTGTTCATTTGGAATGAGGTTAAAAGAATCTAAAATCAAGAATTGATACTCGGGATCATTGATTGAAGAAACCATATCAATGAAGCTGGCCGGTACTTGAGTTGTTCCGGAAGAGTCAAAAAAGATATTGATTTTCTTCATGTTGCAGTATTTAGACTATTTGATATTCCAGGTTCTTGATGATGGTTGTAGTATATGAAGCGATCAATTCAGCTTGATCTGTACGGTTTACTACTTTGCGGGCATTGTAATAATCTGCAGTAGCTCCATTTATAAATCGTGATAATGGAAGTCCAGTAAAGATTCCTTCCATCATTCCACGCACAGCAATGTCTGCAGATATTGCACGGTCCAAAGCAAGGTCAGGATTATTAACTAAATCAACTCGCAAGGCTTTACCCATGCGTTTGTAATTGTCCTCATGTGTAATTTGAATCAGGCCTCTTCCATAAAATCCGGTGTACCAATAAGCTTCCTGGAGTTGGTATAGTTTTGTACCTAGTTGGCCTCTTTTTTCCCGATCGAGAATCAATTTTGATTCATGCCA from Saprospiraceae bacterium includes:
- a CDS encoding protein-export chaperone SecB produces the protein MNIQFGGILINECNLKFEGDIVPDPTKLKFNFKFFPAYLANEPNKFGVIFEFNLNSEDNLFKIYIEAISSFITDVEINDEFKASPFPKISAPAIAFPYLRTFISNLMLNSGYQPVNLPSVNFVKIVEDTDRKINSESTNKPTKGVKRKKAK
- a CDS encoding helix-turn-helix transcriptional regulator, with the translated sequence MEANSKLTNLLQNILDRIDPESQFKSNNKIGLAVTLADLLEVNKLNKIKFAELVKKRPSEITKWLSGDHNFTIDTLSEICFKFGIPIRDLFEEDLTETEIEKNKSSYESPELSTDTNTNLSNPFTNVIRGTNLCYKVTNSDNEYFSQSTKIKLANSN